Proteins from one Coffea arabica cultivar ET-39 chromosome 8c, Coffea Arabica ET-39 HiFi, whole genome shotgun sequence genomic window:
- the LOC113705522 gene encoding uncharacterized protein isoform X1 encodes MATLRYLLSKTTPKTLTQILSSCHFSHCSVHHSTSPPHYSLLRSLQSLFSREFHSYSNSGFRSFSSASDYVIQDTDSSVSTALNLDNRVPATVITGFLGSGKTTLLNHILTSNHGKRIAVIENEFGEVDIDGSLVASHSSSNEDIIMVNNGCLCCTVRGDLVKMLLELVKTKRDKFDHIVIETTGLAKPGPVIETFCTDELVSRYVKLDGVVTLVDSKYVIQHLDEVKPRFVVNEAVEQVAYADRIILNKIDLVTGADLEVLMKRIKHINGMAQIKKAKFGVVDMDFVLGVGGYDLDRIDSEVESGVPTEHHKGHGHHHDHVHDSAVSSVSIVSEGTLDLDEVDDWLERLLEEKGDDLYRMKGVLSVTGLEERYVFQGVHSTLDGCPGKTWGSGEKRVNKLVFIGRNLDETALRKGFKGCLVSESE; translated from the exons ATGGCTACTCTCAGATACCTGCTCTCCAAAACGACACCCAAAACCCTCACTCAAATTCTTTCCTCATGTCATTTCTCTCACTGCTCTGTTCACCATAGCACTAGTCCTCCACATTATTCCCTGCTTAGAAGTCTCCAGTCCTTATTTTCCAGGGAATTCCATTCTTATTCCAATTCCGGTTTTAGAAGCTTTTCGTCTGCATCTGATTATGTAATTCAGGACACTGATTCTTCCGTTTCCACTGCATTAAACCTCGATAACCGGGTTCCGGCCACCGTCATCACTGGCTTTCTTGGCTCCGGCAAG ACTACTCTGTTAAATCATATATTGACATCGAATCATGGTAAGAGAATTGCTGTGATAGAAAATGAG TTTGGTGAGGTGGACATTGATGGTTCGTTAGTTGCTAGCCATTCCTCCTCAAATGAGGACATTATCATGGTTAATAATGGTTGTCTATGTTGTACTGTTAGAGGAGATCTTGTTAAAATGCTTCTGGAGTTGGTTAAGACGAAGCGAGACAAATTTGATCATATTGTTATAGAAACAACAG gTCTTGCAAAACCTGGTCCTGTCATTGAAACATTTTGTACTGATGAGTTGGTTTCACGTTATGTGAAACTTGATGGAGTAGTTACTTTAGTTGACTCCAAGTATGTCATTCAACATCTGGATGAGGTAAAACCAAGATTCGTGGTTAATGAAGCTGTGGAACAAGTTGCTTATGCGGATCGTATTATCTTGAATAAg ATAGATTTGGTAACTGGGGCTGACCTGGAGGTCTTGATGAAAAGAATTAAG CACATCAACGGGATGGCTCAAATAAAGAAAGCTAAATTTGGAGTGGTGGATATGGACTTTGTTTTAGGAGTAGGAGGTTATGATCTTGACAG GATTGACTCAGAAGTTGAATCAGGTG TTCCAACAGAGCATCACAAGGGACATGGACATCATCATGACCATGTACATGATTCTGCCGTCTCCAGTGTTAGTATCGTTTCTGAGGGAACCTTAGACCTAGATgag GTTGATGACTGGCTTGAAAGATTACTtgaagaaaaaggagatgaCTTGTACAGGATGAAAGGAGTTCTTTCTGTGACCGGTTTGGAAGAGCGTTATGTTTTCCAG GGAGTACATTCTACATTGGATGGCTGCCCCGGAAAGACATGGGGATCAGGTGAGAAAAGGGTTAACAAGCTTGTATTTATCGGAAGAAACTTGGATGAAACTGCCCTAAGGAAAGGATTCAAGGGCTGTTTAGTGTCAGAATCTGAATAG
- the LOC113705522 gene encoding uncharacterized protein isoform X3 gives MATLRYLLSKTTPKTLTQILSSCHFSHCSVHHSTSPPHYSLLRSLQSLFSREFHSYSNSGFRSFSSASDYVIQDTDSSVSTALNLDNRVPATVITGFLGSGKTTLLNHILTSNHGKRIAVIENEFGEVDIDGSLVASHSSSNEDIIMVNNGCLCCTVRGDLVKMLLELVKTKRDKFDHIVIETTGLAKPGPVIETFCTDELVSRYVKLDGVVTLVDSKYVIQHLDEVKPRFVVNEAVEQVAYADRIILNKHINGMAQIKKAKFGVVDMDFVLGVGGYDLDRIDSEVESGVPTEHHKGHGHHHDHVHDSAVSSVSIVSEGTLDLDEVDDWLERLLEEKGDDLYRMKGVLSVTGLEERYVFQGVHSTLDGCPGKTWGSGEKRVNKLVFIGRNLDETALRKGFKGCLVSESE, from the exons ATGGCTACTCTCAGATACCTGCTCTCCAAAACGACACCCAAAACCCTCACTCAAATTCTTTCCTCATGTCATTTCTCTCACTGCTCTGTTCACCATAGCACTAGTCCTCCACATTATTCCCTGCTTAGAAGTCTCCAGTCCTTATTTTCCAGGGAATTCCATTCTTATTCCAATTCCGGTTTTAGAAGCTTTTCGTCTGCATCTGATTATGTAATTCAGGACACTGATTCTTCCGTTTCCACTGCATTAAACCTCGATAACCGGGTTCCGGCCACCGTCATCACTGGCTTTCTTGGCTCCGGCAAG ACTACTCTGTTAAATCATATATTGACATCGAATCATGGTAAGAGAATTGCTGTGATAGAAAATGAG TTTGGTGAGGTGGACATTGATGGTTCGTTAGTTGCTAGCCATTCCTCCTCAAATGAGGACATTATCATGGTTAATAATGGTTGTCTATGTTGTACTGTTAGAGGAGATCTTGTTAAAATGCTTCTGGAGTTGGTTAAGACGAAGCGAGACAAATTTGATCATATTGTTATAGAAACAACAG gTCTTGCAAAACCTGGTCCTGTCATTGAAACATTTTGTACTGATGAGTTGGTTTCACGTTATGTGAAACTTGATGGAGTAGTTACTTTAGTTGACTCCAAGTATGTCATTCAACATCTGGATGAGGTAAAACCAAGATTCGTGGTTAATGAAGCTGTGGAACAAGTTGCTTATGCGGATCGTATTATCTTGAATAAg CACATCAACGGGATGGCTCAAATAAAGAAAGCTAAATTTGGAGTGGTGGATATGGACTTTGTTTTAGGAGTAGGAGGTTATGATCTTGACAG GATTGACTCAGAAGTTGAATCAGGTG TTCCAACAGAGCATCACAAGGGACATGGACATCATCATGACCATGTACATGATTCTGCCGTCTCCAGTGTTAGTATCGTTTCTGAGGGAACCTTAGACCTAGATgag GTTGATGACTGGCTTGAAAGATTACTtgaagaaaaaggagatgaCTTGTACAGGATGAAAGGAGTTCTTTCTGTGACCGGTTTGGAAGAGCGTTATGTTTTCCAG GGAGTACATTCTACATTGGATGGCTGCCCCGGAAAGACATGGGGATCAGGTGAGAAAAGGGTTAACAAGCTTGTATTTATCGGAAGAAACTTGGATGAAACTGCCCTAAGGAAAGGATTCAAGGGCTGTTTAGTGTCAGAATCTGAATAG
- the LOC113705522 gene encoding uncharacterized protein isoform X4, which produces MATLRYLLSKTTPKTLTQILSSCHFSHCSVHHSTSPPHYSLLRSLQSLFSREFHSYSNSGFRSFSSASDYVIQDTDSSVSTALNLDNRVPATVITGFLGSGKTTLLNHILTSNHGKRIAVIENEFGEVDIDGSLVASHSSSNEDIIMVNNGCLCCTVRGDLVKMLLELVKTKRDKFDHIVIETTGLAKPGPVIETFCTDELVSRYVKLDGVVTLVDSKYVIQHLDEVKPRFVVNEAVEQVAYADRIILNKHINGMAQIKKAKFGVVDMDFVLGVGGYDLDRIDSEVESVPTEHHKGHGHHHDHVHDSAVSSVSIVSEGTLDLDEVDDWLERLLEEKGDDLYRMKGVLSVTGLEERYVFQGVHSTLDGCPGKTWGSGEKRVNKLVFIGRNLDETALRKGFKGCLVSESE; this is translated from the exons ATGGCTACTCTCAGATACCTGCTCTCCAAAACGACACCCAAAACCCTCACTCAAATTCTTTCCTCATGTCATTTCTCTCACTGCTCTGTTCACCATAGCACTAGTCCTCCACATTATTCCCTGCTTAGAAGTCTCCAGTCCTTATTTTCCAGGGAATTCCATTCTTATTCCAATTCCGGTTTTAGAAGCTTTTCGTCTGCATCTGATTATGTAATTCAGGACACTGATTCTTCCGTTTCCACTGCATTAAACCTCGATAACCGGGTTCCGGCCACCGTCATCACTGGCTTTCTTGGCTCCGGCAAG ACTACTCTGTTAAATCATATATTGACATCGAATCATGGTAAGAGAATTGCTGTGATAGAAAATGAG TTTGGTGAGGTGGACATTGATGGTTCGTTAGTTGCTAGCCATTCCTCCTCAAATGAGGACATTATCATGGTTAATAATGGTTGTCTATGTTGTACTGTTAGAGGAGATCTTGTTAAAATGCTTCTGGAGTTGGTTAAGACGAAGCGAGACAAATTTGATCATATTGTTATAGAAACAACAG gTCTTGCAAAACCTGGTCCTGTCATTGAAACATTTTGTACTGATGAGTTGGTTTCACGTTATGTGAAACTTGATGGAGTAGTTACTTTAGTTGACTCCAAGTATGTCATTCAACATCTGGATGAGGTAAAACCAAGATTCGTGGTTAATGAAGCTGTGGAACAAGTTGCTTATGCGGATCGTATTATCTTGAATAAg CACATCAACGGGATGGCTCAAATAAAGAAAGCTAAATTTGGAGTGGTGGATATGGACTTTGTTTTAGGAGTAGGAGGTTATGATCTTGACAG GATTGACTCAGAAGTTGAATCAG TTCCAACAGAGCATCACAAGGGACATGGACATCATCATGACCATGTACATGATTCTGCCGTCTCCAGTGTTAGTATCGTTTCTGAGGGAACCTTAGACCTAGATgag GTTGATGACTGGCTTGAAAGATTACTtgaagaaaaaggagatgaCTTGTACAGGATGAAAGGAGTTCTTTCTGTGACCGGTTTGGAAGAGCGTTATGTTTTCCAG GGAGTACATTCTACATTGGATGGCTGCCCCGGAAAGACATGGGGATCAGGTGAGAAAAGGGTTAACAAGCTTGTATTTATCGGAAGAAACTTGGATGAAACTGCCCTAAGGAAAGGATTCAAGGGCTGTTTAGTGTCAGAATCTGAATAG
- the LOC113705522 gene encoding uncharacterized protein isoform X2, translating into MATLRYLLSKTTPKTLTQILSSCHFSHCSVHHSTSPPHYSLLRSLQSLFSREFHSYSNSGFRSFSSASDYVIQDTDSSVSTALNLDNRVPATVITGFLGSGKTTLLNHILTSNHGKRIAVIENEFGEVDIDGSLVASHSSSNEDIIMVNNGCLCCTVRGDLVKMLLELVKTKRDKFDHIVIETTGLAKPGPVIETFCTDELVSRYVKLDGVVTLVDSKYVIQHLDEVKPRFVVNEAVEQVAYADRIILNKIDLVTGADLEVLMKRIKHINGMAQIKKAKFGVVDMDFVLGVGGYDLDRIDSEVESVPTEHHKGHGHHHDHVHDSAVSSVSIVSEGTLDLDEVDDWLERLLEEKGDDLYRMKGVLSVTGLEERYVFQGVHSTLDGCPGKTWGSGEKRVNKLVFIGRNLDETALRKGFKGCLVSESE; encoded by the exons ATGGCTACTCTCAGATACCTGCTCTCCAAAACGACACCCAAAACCCTCACTCAAATTCTTTCCTCATGTCATTTCTCTCACTGCTCTGTTCACCATAGCACTAGTCCTCCACATTATTCCCTGCTTAGAAGTCTCCAGTCCTTATTTTCCAGGGAATTCCATTCTTATTCCAATTCCGGTTTTAGAAGCTTTTCGTCTGCATCTGATTATGTAATTCAGGACACTGATTCTTCCGTTTCCACTGCATTAAACCTCGATAACCGGGTTCCGGCCACCGTCATCACTGGCTTTCTTGGCTCCGGCAAG ACTACTCTGTTAAATCATATATTGACATCGAATCATGGTAAGAGAATTGCTGTGATAGAAAATGAG TTTGGTGAGGTGGACATTGATGGTTCGTTAGTTGCTAGCCATTCCTCCTCAAATGAGGACATTATCATGGTTAATAATGGTTGTCTATGTTGTACTGTTAGAGGAGATCTTGTTAAAATGCTTCTGGAGTTGGTTAAGACGAAGCGAGACAAATTTGATCATATTGTTATAGAAACAACAG gTCTTGCAAAACCTGGTCCTGTCATTGAAACATTTTGTACTGATGAGTTGGTTTCACGTTATGTGAAACTTGATGGAGTAGTTACTTTAGTTGACTCCAAGTATGTCATTCAACATCTGGATGAGGTAAAACCAAGATTCGTGGTTAATGAAGCTGTGGAACAAGTTGCTTATGCGGATCGTATTATCTTGAATAAg ATAGATTTGGTAACTGGGGCTGACCTGGAGGTCTTGATGAAAAGAATTAAG CACATCAACGGGATGGCTCAAATAAAGAAAGCTAAATTTGGAGTGGTGGATATGGACTTTGTTTTAGGAGTAGGAGGTTATGATCTTGACAG GATTGACTCAGAAGTTGAATCAG TTCCAACAGAGCATCACAAGGGACATGGACATCATCATGACCATGTACATGATTCTGCCGTCTCCAGTGTTAGTATCGTTTCTGAGGGAACCTTAGACCTAGATgag GTTGATGACTGGCTTGAAAGATTACTtgaagaaaaaggagatgaCTTGTACAGGATGAAAGGAGTTCTTTCTGTGACCGGTTTGGAAGAGCGTTATGTTTTCCAG GGAGTACATTCTACATTGGATGGCTGCCCCGGAAAGACATGGGGATCAGGTGAGAAAAGGGTTAACAAGCTTGTATTTATCGGAAGAAACTTGGATGAAACTGCCCTAAGGAAAGGATTCAAGGGCTGTTTAGTGTCAGAATCTGAATAG